A DNA window from Chelativorans sp. AA-79 contains the following coding sequences:
- the ccmD gene encoding heme exporter protein CcmD gives MSHLAYVAAAYIISMLAIAGLVAWILLDQSAQQRALKELESRGVRRRSAGGSR, from the coding sequence ATGAGCCATCTCGCCTATGTGGCCGCGGCCTATATCATCTCCATGCTTGCGATCGCCGGGCTCGTGGCGTGGATCCTGCTCGACCAGTCGGCCCAGCAGCGCGCGCTCAAGGAGCTCGAATCGCGCGGCGTTCGCCGGCGCTCAGCCGGAGGTTCGCGATGA
- a CDS encoding DsbE family thiol:disulfide interchange protein translates to MSPADEYAPRRRRLILLLPLFAFLALSAVFLMQLFSGRDTSVVPSALIGQSAPQTELPPLEGMDLPGLSPAGFQGHVTLVNVWGSWCVPCRQEHPLLMELAQDDRLRLVGLNYKDKPENARRFLGELGNPFDAIGVDQSGRAAIDWGVYGVPETFLVGPDGRIRYKHVGPFTPESIADELIPELEKVLPGTS, encoded by the coding sequence ATGAGCCCGGCGGACGAATACGCACCGAGACGCCGCAGGCTGATCCTGCTTTTGCCGCTCTTCGCCTTCCTTGCGCTTTCGGCCGTGTTCCTCATGCAGCTCTTTTCCGGCAGGGACACGTCGGTTGTCCCCTCCGCGCTTATCGGGCAGTCCGCGCCGCAGACAGAGCTGCCGCCGCTTGAAGGCATGGACTTGCCGGGGCTTTCGCCCGCCGGTTTCCAAGGCCATGTGACGCTGGTCAATGTCTGGGGATCGTGGTGTGTGCCCTGCCGGCAGGAGCATCCGCTGCTGATGGAGCTGGCACAGGACGACCGCCTGCGGCTTGTCGGCCTCAACTATAAGGACAAGCCGGAGAATGCCCGGCGCTTCCTCGGCGAGCTCGGCAACCCGTTCGATGCCATCGGCGTGGATCAGAGCGGTCGCGCGGCCATCGACTGGGGCGTCTACGGCGTGCCGGAGACTTTCCTGGTCGGCCCCGACGGCAGGATCCGCTATAAGCATGTCGGCCCGTTCACGCCCGAAAGCATCGCCGACGAACTGATCCCCGAGCTCGAGAAAGTGCTGCCGGGCACCTCGTGA